The DNA segment ATGAAAAACGCCTGGTATGCCTGGTAAGACCACCCCGCTTCAGTCAGGCCCAGCCGTTCAAAGATCCGCCGGGTGTAGGCGTCAATGACAAAAATCGGCTTCTCCGCGGCATAAAGCAGGATGGAATCCACGGTTTCTCCGCCGAAGCCCTTTAATTTGAGCAGGGCCTTTCGGGCCGGGGCAGGGTCTAAACCAAACAACGCATCCAAATCCCCGTCAAACTGGTCGAATAACAGGGTGGTGAAATTTTTGAGCCGTTCGGCCTTTTGGTGATAGAACCGGGAAGAGCGGATCAGCGGAGCCAAATCTGAAGTGTTTGTCTGGTGGATGGCAGAAAGGGACAGGAGACGGTGCTGATTGAGGGCTTCCATGGCTTTGCGCGCGTTTTTCCAGGCCACGTTCTGGGTTAGTATCGCCCCGATGACCACTTCCTCGGCGGTATCTGCCGGCCACCAGTGCCGGGGGCCGAAGGCGGAGAGCAGTTTTTGATATATGGATTCCAGGTGCGCGCCGGTTGTCATCGGTGATTTCCTAAAAAATTCGTAGCATTTTTAAGCGCGGGCCACAGCAGTCAATCCCCATAGCCTTTATAGGTCTTTATTAACAGGGGAATAAAGGTGGTCAGGTCCTCGATAACACAGATATCCGCCGCATTGCAGATGGCGGCCCGGGCATCCTTGTTAATGGCCACAATGGTTTTGGTCTGCCGGATGCCGGCCAGATGCTGGCTGGCGCCGGAGATACCGCAGGCGATATAGAGCCTGGGGCTGACAATCGCGCCGGTCACGCCCACCTGCCGGCTGTGGGGCAGCCAGTTCTTGTCGCAAACCGGGCGGGAGCCGCAGACCGCGGATTTGGCAAAAAGGGCGGCCAGTTGATGGATAAGCTCCAAATTTTCCGGCTCCTTAACACCGTTTCCGGCGGCTACCAGCACATCCGCCTGATCCAGAGAGGCTGTGTCCGCAGATTCTTTGAAAATTTCCTTAAATCGGGAGCGTTTTTTGGCTGTTTCGACATGGCGAACCGAGTGCGCGCCGGCTGTCTTAGAGGCTTGGGGCTCAGCGGCAAAAGCGCCGGTTTGAGCAGTGATCACAGCATTTTTCGTTTCAGGGGTTAGACGGGCTGTGAGTTTGCCGTTAAAGATTTCCCGGGTAAAGCAGATGCGACCATCCGCTGTTTCAATTTTTTCAACCCCGGTTATGCAGGCCGCACTTAACTTTACGGCCAGTGCCGGCGCGGCATCCAATCCGGCGGCGGTATGCGGCAGGACAATCCATGCAGGGGCTGTCTCTGCAGCCATATCCGCAAGAACGTCGCTAAAGACTTCCGCCGTAGCCGCTTCAGGGCGCTCGATCGGTACGGTTAAGACATCAATGCCAGTTTCGTCAGCAATTTTTTGGCCGTCTACCATACCCTGAAAACCGACACTTAGCATCCGAATCGGTGTTTCGGTAAGCGCCTGAAGCCTTCGGGCGCACGCCACCAATTCAGAAACCACGCCTTCTGATGCTGTATGCGGGGGTATGGCAATGATGATCGACATAATATTATCCATCCATATGTTGTAAATACCCTAATCTGTGCAGAAAAGCACCAAATCTCAAATTACAAATTACAAACAATAATCAAATCTCAATGACCAAAATTTCAAACAACAAGCGAGGCCGAATGGGGTTGTTTGGAAAATTGGTGCTTGGAATTTGGGATTTGTTTGATATTTGGGATTTAGAATTTGGAATTTAGCGGTCGCGTGCGGGATTGTCAATTTAAAAAAGCGAACAATCGCTCGGTTTTTTAAATTGACACAAAATCTGCCGGATCGTATGATGAACCTGAATTTGATGGTCCATAGACGGCACAAGCTTTTGGGGTGCGAAATATAGTCATTGGTAAATGAAAGGAGACAGGTATGGTCGATTTTTCCCTAACTGACAAAATTGCACTGATTACCGGCGCAAGCCGGGGCATCGGCGAATCCATCGCCAAAACCCTGGCCGCCCAGGGGGCCAAATGCATACTGGTGAGCCGAAAGCCCGAGGCCCTTGACAGGGTGGCCGGTGAAATCAACCAGGCCGGCGGACAGGCGGAAACCATGGCCTGCCATGCCGGGTATCTGGATCAGATCCAGGCCCTTTTCGATAATGTCAAAGAAAAGCACGGCAAGCTGGATATTCTGATCAATAACGCGGCCACCAATCCCCACTTCGGGGAACTGACCTCCGCGGAGGAGAGTCACTGGAATAAGATCATGGATGTCAACCTGAAGGGGCCGTTTTTCATGATCCAGAAAGCCGTTCCCTTGATGGAGGCGGCCGGCGGCGGGGCCATATTAAACGTGTCTTCGGTAAATGGTCTGCGTCCGGCTTTTCTGCAGGGCGTCTACTCCATATCCAAGGCGGCCCTGATATCCATGACCAAAGCCTATGCCAAGGAACTGGTAGCCAAGCAGATTCGGGTCAATGCCCTGCTGCCGGGGATTACGGATACCAAGTTTTCCCAGGCCATTCTTGGCAATAAGGAGATCCATGATTATGCTATTCAACAGATCCCCATGGGCCGGGCAGCCCAGCCGGATGAAATGGCCGGAGCGGCCCTGTATATGGTTTCCAATGCGGCCTCATTTACCACGGGCACATGCATCGTCTGCGACGGCGGCATGCTGGCGTGAGAAAAAGGCAGGGTATAGGGGATAGGGTGTAAGGTGTAAGGTGCAAGGTGCAAGGTTAAGGGGGGCAGGAATAAGGACGAAGCAGGGGCATGCCCTAAACCCTGGACCCTAAACCCTGAACCTTGAACCCTGCACACTAGAATCGCGTAGCAGGACAAAAAAGGTGTGTTCATGAAACCCTCATTTGCCGTTATCGGGTGCGGGCGGGTCGGTACGGCGCTCGCCCGCCATCTGTCTAAAGCCGGGTATCAGCCGGCGGGTTTTGCCAGCAGAACCCGGGAATCGGCCCTTCAGGCGGCCGAAGCCGCTGGTGCGGAAGGCGCCGTGTACGATCATGCCTGGGAGGCTTCCGCCAAAGCGGATGTGGTTTTTATCAGTACACCGGATCAGGCCATCGCCCCTGCCTGCGAAGAGATTGCCGAAAACCGGGGGTTTCAGGAAAACGCGGCGGTGCTTCACTGCTCCGGGGCGTTTTCCTCCGACATCCTTACTGCTGCCAGGCAATGCGGGGCGGCAATTGGCTCCATGCATCCGCTCCAGAGCTTTGCCGCGGTCACGGAGGAAAATCCGTTTGCCGGCATTAAAATGGCCATTGAGGGAGACGCCGGGGCAGCGGATCAGGCATGGCAGATGGCCGAGGCGCTCGGTGCCGATCCCGTCAGCATCCTGACCGAGGGCAAAACCCTTTATCATGCCGCGGCGGTGGTGGCCTCAAACTACCTGGTTACCCTGATGCGGCTTTCATTCGATCTGCTGAAAGCTTCGGGTGTGCCCGAATCCGAGGTGTATGGGGTGCTAAAGCCGCTGATCAGCGGAACTTTGAAAAATATTGAACAGGCAGGCATCCCCGACGCCCTGACCGGCCCGATTGCCCGGGGGGATGTGGCCACGGTCGCGGACCATTTGGCCGCCATCCGGGAAGTATCGCCCGAGGCAGCCGAGCTCTATACCCGCCTGGGGCTTGCCACCATTGATATTGCAACGGCCAGGGGCACACTGTCCAAAAATGCCGCTGAGCAGCTGGCCGGCTTGCTAAACGGACAGACGGGGCAGTGAGTTTGGTTCAGGTTTCAGTGTTCAGGTTTCAGTGTTTCAGTCCTGAAGACTGAAACCTTAGAGTTCTAAATCCGTCTGAGCGCCAGCGGTTTTTCCTTTAGCTGCCGGTTGGCCTCCTTGAGTGCGGCTTCATTTGAGATCACCGCCACAGCAATGGGGCCTCCTTTATTTTCTCCAAAGTATTTTTGGGCGGTTTCAACGACGGTGTCGCGATCCAGCTGCACCAATTTTTCCTTGAACGCCCGGCGCGTGTCATCACTTAGGTTGATCAGTCTCCGGTAAAAGTCCTTTGAGGCCGCCCCGCCGGGTGCATCCGGCCGGTCAATGTCCGCACAGGTCTGGAGGATGGCCTCCTGGATGTTCTCATCCGAATAATCGCCGGAAGTAATAAAACGCGCGGCCGCGTCGTAGACCTTGAGGGTGTTTACGATATGCGGATCCCGGTATGAGCCGAAGTAGAACAGACCGCTCTCGGCCTGGTATGCGGCGAATCCCCCGTATGCGCCGCCCTTCTCCCGGATTTCCCGATGGATAAACATGGAGCGCAGGGTTTTGCTGATCACCGCAAGCGCCGGGGCGTCCGGATGATCCATTCGGACGGTTTCAAAAGCGCTGGCCACAAAAGAGACCGAAGAAGAGGTGCTCCACCCCTCCCGGGGGATGTCTCCGGGCATCTGGATAGGCGGGGCGCGGAATGTATCCGCCGGTTTTTTGCCGAGTTCCCGGACAAGTGCCTGCATATGCGGCATGGCCTGATCCAGATCAGGGGGCTCGCCGATAAGCGCAACCTTCATTTTGCCCGCTCTGAACAGATTGTCCCGGATCTGGTGAAGATGGTCGGCAATGGCGTGGAGCTTGTCTTCGGATAAGTCCTCGCTTAAATTCTTGATGGTTTCAAGTTGATGGATGCCGTGCCAGGCTTCATTTAAGGTGTTGGTCAGGGTGAAGTTTCGGGCGGCCAGTGAAATGGCAAACCGGTGGCCGTTTGCCACAATCGCGGATTCCATCTCTGCCCGGTATTCCAGGAGCAGCCGCTTTAGCAGGCCGGTATCCGTGAATTCAACGTTTTTAAGCACCTCGGTCACCAGCTCAAACATTTTTTCCTGGTTCCGGGACAGGCACTTGGAATTAAAGCTCACCATCGGCAGGCAGTTGTTCTCCCCGCCGTCACCAAAGCGGGTGCCGGCATTAACGCTTAGCCCCATACCGCCGGTATATAAATCAATTAATTGGGCAAGTTCCGAGTAATCGTAGTACTTGGTGCCCAGGCGGGTGAGGGAATAGCAGAAAAAGGGAATAATCGGCAGCATGTCCGAAGGCATCGTCTCAATATCCATGACCGCCGAAAGATAGACAATCCCCAGCGTAGGCTGCGCATACTGATAAACCGGCGGATTTTCATGTTCGCGGGGCGGATCCACGGTATTGACGTCAGGCGATATGTCCTCGCGCGCCAATGTGGGCAGGCAGGAAAGATCTTCCTTAGCCTCCTGGAGTTCGACTAGGGACTGCGTGTCCTGCTGGATGGTTTCGATATCCTCAGGTGTGAGCTCTTTTTCGAGCGTCGCCAGTTCTTCGGCAGTGCGCCGGTTTTCTTTTTCCGCCTGCTCCGGATCCGGGCGAAGCAGCAAACGGACCCGGTGCGGGTTGTCGAGAAAATAGGCTTTGATTTTTGATTCCAAAAAGCCCTTATTTTTCATCTCGGCATTCAGCCGCTCCAGCAGGGAGTCAAACTGCAGGATCACCGCCGGATCACCGCCATGCAGCCAGTCCCCGCAGAAGCGGAGCAGAAGTTTCAGGCCATAGGGAAAGGGCGAGTTGGTGACTTCCTTTCGATAAAATTCGATCTGGTGGATGGCGGATTCCACCAGCCGGTCGTCAATGCCGGTGTCCACGATTTCCTGCAGAGTGTCAAATATAAGGGCTTCGATCTCCTCCCCCGCGTCCTGGGCCACGTCCTTTAACCCGCAGGCAAACATGGTATCCTTGTTTTCCCCGTCAAATCCCGTGCCATCCGATAGGGTGCTGCCGATTTCGGAATCTAGCAGCGCTTTTCTAAGCGGGGAGCCGGGGTTTCCCAGCAGAATCTGCTCGAGTATGGTAAGCACCAGAATTTCAAATGCATCCCGTATATCCGCCGTCAGCCAGGCCAAACAGATCTGGCATTTTTTGCCGTCATCTTCGGCCGGATCAATGGGATACGTATATTCGGCGGTCTTTGGCGCCTGCCAGCGCGGCTGGGTGGGCACATCCGTGTCCGGGTCAATGGCATTGAAATGGGTGAGAATGGTCTCATCTATATATTTTAGGTGCGCATCCAGCGGCATGCTGCCATAGGTGTAGAAATAGGCATTGCTCGGGTGATAGTGGCGCCGGTGGAATGCGATGAGCTGTTCATGGGTGAGATTGGGGATCTCGGCCGGGTTGCCGCCGGAATTATACCCATAGGTGGTATCCGGATACAGGGCGTTTAGAATGGAGCGGGCCATGACCTGGTCCGGGGAGGAGAGGGCACCCTTCATTTCATTGTAGACCACGCCTTTGTAGGCCAGGCGCAGCTGGTTGGGGTCGCTGGGATCCGGCTCGAATTCCAGGCGGTGCCCCTCCTGTTTAAAGCTCAGCCGATCCAGTTTGGGGAAAAAGACCGAGTCCAGATAAACCGCCATGAGATTGTAATAATCCTTGCGGTTCTGCGTACAAAAGGGATACATGGTCCAGTCCGAGGCGGTGAGCGCGTTCATGAAGGTGCTCAGGCTCCGCTTCATCATGGAAAAAAACGGATCCCGGACCGGATAGTTAATGGATCCGCACAAAACCGTATGCTCAAGGATATGGGCCACTCCGGTGGAGTCCCGGGGGACGGTTTTTAATGCCACGCAAAACGTGTTTTCCGTATCATTGTTGCTGATATGGATATGCCCGGCCCCGGTGCGGGTATGGGTCAATTCATAGTAGATGGATTTGATTTCCGGCAGTTCGGCGATTTTTTGGACGGTATAGCCGGCGATTTCTGTTCCTTCAAATAAGCCGGGATTGTTGGGGTCTTTGGGCTGCTTCATGGCGTTGATCCTTTTGTTAAAAATTTAAGCAGACAATATAACGGCTTAAGGATGTTTACGCAATGGAAATTGCCTGATAAACAGGGCTAATTTGTTCTGTATCCAAATCGAAATCGCTATCGGGATCGGGATCGAAAAAAATATGACCCTTGGACGCGAAAAACTGGACGTCTATCGCCTTTCAATAGGCTACGTTGCATGGGTTTACGAGAAGGCCCACAGCCTGAACGGAGTCCATCGGCCCGCCCGGGATCAATGGCTTCGGGCCAGATCCAAATCGAAATCGCTATCGGGATCGGGATCGAAATCGAAATCGAAAAAATATGACCCTTGGACACGAAAAACTGGACGTCTATCGCCTTTCAATAGGCTACGTTGCATGGGTTTACGAGAAGGCCGACAGCCTGAACGGAGTCCATCGGCCCGCCCGGGATCAATGGCTTCGGGCCAGCCAGTCGATACCGCTCAATATCGCCGAAGGTAATGGCAAGACCGCGGAAGCCGACCGAAGGCGTTATTTCGAAATCGCTCGTGGCTCCGCGCTTGAGTGCGCGGCGATTCAAGATGTGCTGGTTGTCGGCAAGGCGCTGGACAAGATGGAAAGCCGGAACCGCAAGGATGAACCCGACCGTATGGCCGCGATGCTCAGCCGTCTCGGCGGAAGAGGATACCAAGTTCGAGAGGATCAGGAAGTCTACAGCATCGATTTCGATCCCGATAGCGAAGAAAAAGAATCCCAACCTTAGCGTTAACAGGACCGGGGGTATGGATTTTGCGGTTAGAACAAATTAGCCGTGGCCGGATAAAGCGGTCGCCCAAAATGGTGGAAAAGTATGGCGCGGCTGGCAGGTACTGGCTTGCTATCCTGCTCCAAAAGCCGCAGGGCAGAAAAATGGCGGAAACGTGATGGGGCCGGATGGGGGGCTTAAGCGGGAATATAAATTCCCCGTTTTTTGTTTTTTATCTTGCCGAGTTTGCCCAATCGGTAAATAATGTTTCTCAGTTTCTTGTCGTTAAAACCGGTTTTCGCCTTGATCTCGGGGAAATTGATGCCTGTTTTGGCCTCGGTAATCACGTCAAGCACCGCATCCGAGGCGTTCTGCTGGGTCAGATCGACTTTTTTCCTACTGGGCGATTTTTTCGCAGCGGGCTTCTGCCGGGTCGGCAGCACTTCTTTGATCGATTTTTCAAGCTCATCGATTTTATCGATGAGCCGGTTGATGTCCTGCTTTGTCGCAAAATTGTAATGCTGCTGGAAGAATTTGACCATGGCATCAAAGCTAGGAGAGCGCTTTTGTTTTGTCATAAAACCTCCTGATGGGAGTTTTAAGGGATCTACAAAATAAAAATAAGAAGTTATAAGCCAAATTAGTTAGGGTGGGTTGAAAAGTCAAGCAAAAGCATGAAAAATTAGAAAGATGAGAAGAAAAAAATAGCTATCCGTTTGATTAGGGAGCATTTGTTCGGCCTAAATTGAGCGATTTCCAAGTGATCGCAGCTTGGAATAAGAGGAAAGTATATAGTCTATGTCGAATGCACCATGGAAATTATTAGCTGAATACGATTTGCGCCCTAGAAAAGCCCTGGGACAAAATTTTTTAACCGACCCGTCGACAGCGGAGATGATTATCCGCAAAAGCGGGGTGGGCCGGTCGGATACGGCGGTCGAAATCGGCGCCGGTTTAGGGGCGCTGACATTTCCGCTGGCCGGGGCTGCCAGAGGGGTCTACGCAATCGAAAAAGATCCCGAAGTGGCCGGAATTCTTGACGGCGCTTTAAAGGAGAGAAGCGTTGATAATGTTTTGCTTAAAAACCAGGATATATTTGATATCGACCTGGCTGCGATTGCCGGCTTTGAAGGCCAGAGGCTCCGGATTTTCGGGAATCTCCCGTATTATATCTCCTCCCAGGTGCTTATTTACCTGATCAATGCGCGCACAGCCATTCACCAGGCGGATCTCATGTTTCAAAAGGAGGTGGCCCGGCGGCTGCTCGCCGGCCCGGGCGGCAAATCCTACAGCCGGCTGACCGTGATGCTTCAGTACTACACAGAGATTTGTCGGACCGCCACGGTTAATGCCCACCTGTTCTGGCCGGTGCCCAAGGTGGATTCGGAGGTGCTGCAGTTTCGGTTCAAGAAACGCCTGCAGCCCGAACTTAAAGACCACGCGCTTTTTGCTGAAGTGGTTAAGGCCGCTTTTGGCAGGCGCCGAAAAACCCTGCGAAACGCTTTGTTATCCGGCAATCTGGGGGTTCGGGGGGCGGATCTGGACGGCATGTGCAGGCAAAGCGGGATTGATCCGCAGAAGCGGGCGGAAACTTTGCCGGTTGAGCGGTTTGCCTATCTGGCCAACGCAATTTATGAATACCGCGAAGGCGGCTGCCTCTGATTTTTTTGCTTTTCAGGAACCGCCGAGGCGTTTTTTGACCCGGTAGTCCAGCTCAACCTCGTCATAGTCGTAGGCTACGATTCGGTTGTGGCGGATCCAGACCACATGCATGTCCGGACCGATGTATTTGCCATTGGCATTTTTCACGTCAAACGTGATAAAGATTTCCCATACCTTCTGGCCTTCATATAGCGGGATAAAACCGTAGTAGGTGTCCAATGTGACGATTTCCGCCGGTTTCAGGGCGTTAAAATCCTTCAGGCTCTCCGGGTTTTGAAGGGTTTGCCCAAGATAGCCTTTGATCATTTCCCGATAGTTTTCCGGGTAAGGGCCGGCATTCTGGATAACGGCTTCATGGGGCGGGGCGGCACAGGATACCAGGAAAAGCAGGCATATAGAGATAAGCGTATATTTTTTCACGAGCGGCTCCTTATCGGATTAATCGTTGTGGTTAAACAGGTTCTTTGGTATTGTTTATAAATTCATTTTTCATTTTTTTGAGCAGTTTTTAAGCATTAAACATGTTCTACTGATATTCAAAAACCTTGTCAATTCCTTTGACCCTGAATTGCCAGTGAAAGGACCGGTCATGAAAAAATCCGTTTTACGGTGCTGCATCATCTTAATATTGGCCACCACCATGGGCTGCTCGAGTGTTTTGACGTATCTGGGTCCGTTAAAATCGGAGCTCAAGGATGGTGAAACCACGGTTGGGGATTTGAGCCATTATCAATATGGCTACCACGCCATTAAAAACACCATCACCCTTAAAAAAATTCCCATGTGCGACCAGATGCGGCAGAAGCTTCGGGTGATGCAGAAGCAGCGGCGGGGCTTATATATGGCGCTTCTGGAGATGCCGTTTTTCGGGCTCGGGCTTTTTGACATGCTGCGATCCTATGCCATTGTCGATGAAAGCCGCCGGGTCCTTCCCCTGGCCAAATACCCGACCGGCGAGACGGTCCAGTGCGGCAAAGAAATGCCGGCTGCTGATGAATCCCTGATTATCAAAAATGAAGAAAAGGGTATTGAGGTAAGGGCAAAGACCGATCCCTCGGGTGAAGTGGATTTAAGCATGGTGCTGCCGGAGGTGTCCGGTGCCGTGGAACTTGAGATCCAGCTTGAACAAAAGCCTGAATTTTCCTTTTCCTATTTGTATAACGCGGATTTGAGCAAACTTGAAAATCGCTCCATTTAGGTTAGAATATTCGGTTCGTTTGGCGGTTTGCGGCCGGCTGTATCCAGCTGATATCAGGATATTTGAAGCTGTCCGCGATCCATCTTCAGGATGCGGCCGCAAACGGAGCTTAGCCAGGCATGGTCGTGACTGACCAGAATCAGGGCGGTGCCCCATTTCTTTTGGGCGAACAGGGCAGCCGACCGGATCTTTCCGGCACTTTTTTCATCCAGATAAGCGGTGGGTTCATCCAGGAGCAGGGCTCTGGGCTGAAGAACCAGCCGGGCGGCCAGGGCCACGCGCTGCGCCTCTCCGCCGGATAGTTCATACCACATTCTGCCGGAAAATTCCTGCGGATCCAGGCCGACCATGCTTAATGCCCGGCGGCTTTTACTTTTTTTATCAGAGATCCCGCGGATTTTTAACCCATACGCGACATTGTTGAGCACAGACCGTTTCAAAAGATAGGGGGACTGCGAAAGCAGGGAGATCTGTCTTCGAAAGTCTAGTGTGTTCGGATGAACCGTCCTGCCTTGAAATAAAATCCTGCCGCCAATCGGAGCTTCCACAAGCGCCATTGTTTTGAGCAGGGTGCTTTTGCCGCTCCCGTTTGGACCGTAGATGCCAATGATTTCCCCCTCGTCTACGACCAGGTGTTCGATATCCAGAACCACCCGTTCGGCATAGATCTGCCTGATATTTTCGAGTTCATACAAGGGGGGCATCAGGCTTGCGTCCTTTTCTTGAGTATATTGAGCGCCAGGTTGACCACAAAAGCGATCAGCAGGAGCACGATGCCAAGCGCGATGCCGAAGCTGAAACGGCCCTTGTTGGTTTCTAAGGCAATGGCCGTGGTAATGGTCCGGGTGTACCACTTGATATTGCCGCCGACCATCATTGAAATGCCGACCTCGGAAACGATACGGCCGTAGGCGGTCACTGCCGCAGCCAGCAGGCTGAACCTGGATTCCCAGACCGTGGTTAAAAGCATTTGTTTTCGGCTCGCCCCGAGGGTCAAAAGCAGCGGGGGAAGCCGTTGATCCAGGGATTCCACGGCAGCGGCGGTCAGGGCCATGACAATCGGGAGCCCGAGTATGGTCTGCCCGATACAGATGGCAGGAAGGGTGTAGAGGAATCCAAGTTCGCCCAAAGGTCCCTGTCTGGAAAGCAGGGTGTACACCAGCAGTCCGATGACCACGGTGGGAAGGGAAAGAAGCGTATCCACAAGCAGCCTGGCGGCATTTTTGCCGGCAAAATCATAGTGGCCGAGCAGAAATCCGGAAGGGATGCCCAAAATCAGACTGAACAGGATAGATGCTGTGGAGACCCGGAGGGTCACCCAAATGGCCGAATAGGTTTCCGGGTCTCCCTGAAGCAGTAAATTCAGGGCTTGAGCGAGCCCCTCTCCGATATAATCCATGTTTAAAAGTTTTTTTCCTGTTACTTCCCGGCGTTGGGTGTGAATAAGGGCTTGCCGAGCAATTTGTAGTTAGCGATGAAATTCTGAGTCCGCTTTGACGTAATCCAGTCTATGAACTTTTGGGCCGGATCGTATTTGACATTTTTGCAACGGGCCGGGTTTATGGCAATGGCACTGTACTGATTAAACAGTACCGGCTCCCCCTGAACAAGGATTTTCATTGACGGGTTACCGCCCTGAATGTGGGCATGCTTGATATAAGTGCCCCGGTCGGTGAGCGTATAGCCGTCACGTTCCAGCGCAACGCGGATGGTGCTGATCATTCCCTGGCCGGTTTCCAGATACCATGGCTCGTTGACGGGAATTTGCACACCCGCTTTTTCCCATAGGGAGAGTTCTTTTTTGTGGGTTCCGGAGGCATCCCCCCGGCTGACAAACAAAGCCTTTTCCCCGGCGATTTTCTGCAGGGCCGCAGTCACCGGCAGGCCTTTAATCCCTGCCGGGTCCCTGGCCGGACCGATCACCACGAAGTCATTATACATTATTTGTGTCCGGTCTATCCCATATCCCTTTTTAACAAATTCTTCTTCCGCCCCGGGGGCGTGCACCATTAACAGGTCAACATCACAGTTGCGGCCGATCTCAAGGGCCTTGCCCGTTCCGACCGCTGTCCATTTCAGCGTGATGCCGGTATCTTTTTTAAACTGGGGGGCCAGCTCGTCGAGAAGCCCCGTGTTGTCTGTGCTGGTGGTGGTGGCCATCATCAGGGTTTGGGCCGTCACAAGCGCGGGAAATGCCAGTAAAAAAGAAAGAAACAGGATTAGATAGATTTTAAGCGAACGCATTACCACACATCCTTATTAAGTTGCCGTTGGCATCTGTGCGGCCAATCGCACCGCAGATATTGATTTTTTCCTCTAAGCCGGGTAAAAGAAGGCTTTTAAGGGGAAAATGCGATAGGCGCAGGAGAAAAATCTTGTCCATCAGAACTTGCCATAACTTGCTCGTTGGCACTTAGAGCACGAAATAATGGTTATTTTTTATCACTTTTAGTTATTTTTTGTCAATTTTTGATTGGATATTTTTGGCTTGACACTATCTCTTACAGGCGCAGGCTGCTAAAAACAGGAAGCCTTTGAAAAGGGGATCGGTGCCCATGAAAAAGCTTTTGTCAACAAAGGAAGTTGCCGAATTCTTGGGCGTTAATGAAAAGATGGTGTATTCACTCGTTGCGGAAAAGGGCCTTCCGGCAACCAAGGTAACCGGCAAATGGCTGTTTCCGCTTGACCTGGTGGAGCAGTGGATTGAAACCAATACTTTGAATTATCCGCGGGCGACCGCCTCGCTGCCCTCTTACGAAGGCCTGCTGATCATAACCGGCAGCAATGATCTGCTGCTGGAGCGAACCATCGCCCTGTTTAACAAGAGCTTTCCGGAAGAAATCGCCGTGTTTGCCAATATCGGGAGTATGGGCGGCCTGCGGGCCCTCCGCCGGAATCTGTGCCATATGGCCGGCAGTCATCTGCTTCAGGAAAACGGAACTGACTATAATTTTGATTTCGCAGGCCAGGAATTCGCTCAACTGCCGGCCGTGGTTAATTTCTGCCGCCGGGAGCAGGGGATTCTCATTCAGCCGGGCAATCCCAAATCGATTCAGTCGGTAAAGGATTTGGGCCGGGCCGGCATCAAAATTGTCAACCG comes from the Desulfobacterales bacterium genome and includes:
- a CDS encoding electron transfer flavoprotein subunit alpha/FixB family protein, with amino-acid sequence MSIIIAIPPHTASEGVVSELVACARRLQALTETPIRMLSVGFQGMVDGQKIADETGIDVLTVPIERPEAATAEVFSDVLADMAAETAPAWIVLPHTAAGLDAAPALAVKLSAACITGVEKIETADGRICFTREIFNGKLTARLTPETKNAVITAQTGAFAAEPQASKTAGAHSVRHVETAKKRSRFKEIFKESADTASLDQADVLVAAGNGVKEPENLELIHQLAALFAKSAVCGSRPVCDKNWLPHSRQVGVTGAIVSPRLYIACGISGASQHLAGIRQTKTIVAINKDARAAICNAADICVIEDLTTFIPLLIKTYKGYGD
- a CDS encoding SDR family oxidoreductase: MVDFSLTDKIALITGASRGIGESIAKTLAAQGAKCILVSRKPEALDRVAGEINQAGGQAETMACHAGYLDQIQALFDNVKEKHGKLDILINNAATNPHFGELTSAEESHWNKIMDVNLKGPFFMIQKAVPLMEAAGGGAILNVSSVNGLRPAFLQGVYSISKAALISMTKAYAKELVAKQIRVNALLPGITDTKFSQAILGNKEIHDYAIQQIPMGRAAQPDEMAGAALYMVSNAASFTTGTCIVCDGGMLA
- a CDS encoding Rossmann-like and DUF2520 domain-containing protein; its protein translation is MKPSFAVIGCGRVGTALARHLSKAGYQPAGFASRTRESALQAAEAAGAEGAVYDHAWEASAKADVVFISTPDQAIAPACEEIAENRGFQENAAVLHCSGAFSSDILTAARQCGAAIGSMHPLQSFAAVTEENPFAGIKMAIEGDAGAADQAWQMAEALGADPVSILTEGKTLYHAAAVVASNYLVTLMRLSFDLLKASGVPESEVYGVLKPLISGTLKNIEQAGIPDALTGPIARGDVATVADHLAAIREVSPEAAELYTRLGLATIDIATARGTLSKNAAEQLAGLLNGQTGQ
- a CDS encoding insulinase family protein, with product MKQPKDPNNPGLFEGTEIAGYTVQKIAELPEIKSIYYELTHTRTGAGHIHISNNDTENTFCVALKTVPRDSTGVAHILEHTVLCGSINYPVRDPFFSMMKRSLSTFMNALTASDWTMYPFCTQNRKDYYNLMAVYLDSVFFPKLDRLSFKQEGHRLEFEPDPSDPNQLRLAYKGVVYNEMKGALSSPDQVMARSILNALYPDTTYGYNSGGNPAEIPNLTHEQLIAFHRRHYHPSNAYFYTYGSMPLDAHLKYIDETILTHFNAIDPDTDVPTQPRWQAPKTAEYTYPIDPAEDDGKKCQICLAWLTADIRDAFEILVLTILEQILLGNPGSPLRKALLDSEIGSTLSDGTGFDGENKDTMFACGLKDVAQDAGEEIEALIFDTLQEIVDTGIDDRLVESAIHQIEFYRKEVTNSPFPYGLKLLLRFCGDWLHGGDPAVILQFDSLLERLNAEMKNKGFLESKIKAYFLDNPHRVRLLLRPDPEQAEKENRRTAEELATLEKELTPEDIETIQQDTQSLVELQEAKEDLSCLPTLAREDISPDVNTVDPPREHENPPVYQYAQPTLGIVYLSAVMDIETMPSDMLPIIPFFCYSLTRLGTKYYDYSELAQLIDLYTGGMGLSVNAGTRFGDGGENNCLPMVSFNSKCLSRNQEKMFELVTEVLKNVEFTDTGLLKRLLLEYRAEMESAIVANGHRFAISLAARNFTLTNTLNEAWHGIHQLETIKNLSEDLSEDKLHAIADHLHQIRDNLFRAGKMKVALIGEPPDLDQAMPHMQALVRELGKKPADTFRAPPIQMPGDIPREGWSTSSSVSFVASAFETVRMDHPDAPALAVISKTLRSMFIHREIREKGGAYGGFAAYQAESGLFYFGSYRDPHIVNTLKVYDAAARFITSGDYSDENIQEAILQTCADIDRPDAPGGAASKDFYRRLINLSDDTRRAFKEKLVQLDRDTVVETAQKYFGENKGGPIAVAVISNEAALKEANRQLKEKPLALRRI
- a CDS encoding four helix bundle protein, with translation MTLGHEKLDVYRLSIGYVAWVYEKADSLNGVHRPARDQWLRASQSIPLNIAEGNGKTAEADRRRYFEIARGSALECAAIQDVLVVGKALDKMESRNRKDEPDRMAAMLSRLGGRGYQVREDQEVYSIDFDPDSEEKESQP